The region CGAGGTCTATCTCCGTTAGTTTTTAATTTAAATCTTGCACGCTCGATTCTTCTTTCTTGTCCAGCTCTATGTTTTTGTTTGTTAATCATTATTTCTTACCAGTTTTTCCAGCTTTACGTTTGATGTACTCATTGGCATATTTAATTCCTTTACCTTTGTAAGGCTCTGGTTCTTTGAAACCACGGATATTTGCCGCTACTTGACCAACTAATTGTCTATCTACACCAGAGATTTTGATTTTTAACTGATCTGTTACATCAATTTTAATCCCCTGAGGCTCAGGAAATACTACTTCATGAGAAAACCCTAGATTCATTACTAAATTGGAACCTTTCTTTTGTGCTCTAAAACCAACACCAAAGATTTCTAAATTCTTTTCCCAACCTGTAGAAACGCCTTTCACACAATTATTAAATAAAGCTCTAACTAAACCATGAAGTGCAAGTGTTTGTTTGTCTTCATTTAATCTAGCGAATTTTACTACATTGCCCTCAACAGACATTGTAATTCCTTTGTACAATGGTGTCGTTAAACTTCCCAAAGGACCTTTAACTTCGATTTTATCTCCCGATTGTTTAACTTCAGTTTTCACTGGGAGAGTTACTATATCTTTACCTACTCTAGACATACTCTTAAAGATATTTGCATTATCCTATTAGGATACCTTGCAAATAACCTCTCCTCCGATTTTTAATTTCATGGCTTTTTTGTTGCTCATAATCCCTTTTGAAGTAGAAATAATCGCAATACCTAGATTACTTTTCACAGGTTTAATATCTTCTGATTGGATATAAACCCTTCTACCTGGTTTAGAAACTCTTTCAATTTCTCGAATTACAGGACGACGTGTATCGTCATATTTTAGAGTAATTGTATACTCAGGAATATTATTCACTTTTGCTTCCTGAAAGTCGGAAATAAATCCTTCTTCTTTCATGATTCCTAAAATGGAATTTTTGATCTTACTTCCAGAAACTTTACAGGTAGGGTGTTTTGCACTACCTGCATTTCTGATTCTAGTAAGCATGTCTGCTATTGGGTCTGATAAACTCATAAATTTTTCCTTTTTTTCTACCAGGATGACTTAGTCACACCTGGAATCTGAGCCGTACTAGCTAGCTCACGAAAACATATTCTACACATTCCGAATCTTCTTATAAAAGCACGAGGTCTTCCGCAAAGAGCACAACGATTGTATGTTCTTACTTTAAACTTAGGCTTTTTATTTTGCCGAGCAACAATGGAAGTTTTAGCCATATTATCTATCTCCTACTTTTTTCTATAAGGCATTCCGAAACCAGCAAGTAGTTCGTATGCCTCTTCATCAGATTTTGTACTAGTTACCATGGTGATATTCATACCATGCATACTGTGAACCTTATCAAATTGAATCTCTGGGAAGATAATTTGCTCTTTGATGCTAAGATTGTAGTTTCCACGACCGTCGAAACCCTTAGGATTCACACCCTTAAAGTCCCTTACCCTCGGTAAAGCCACATTTATAAACCTATCCAAAAATTCAAACATTTTTTCCCCACGAAGAGTAAGCATACAGCCAATGTTCATTTTTTCTCTAAGTTTAAACCCTGCAATAGACTTCTTTGCAACTGTCTTTACTGCTTTTTGACCAGTAATTGCAGCTAAAGTATCTAACGCAGATTCTAATGCTTTAGGGTTTGAATGTCCTTCGCCCATTCCTACGTTTAAAACTATTTTCTCAATTTTAGGAACTTGAGAAGGTGATTTAAAATTAAACTTCTTTAATAAAGCAGATTTAATTTCTTCGTTGTATTTCTTTTTTAATCTTGATTGTTCCATGATTAACCTTTCGATTTAAGAATTCTTTCTTTAGTTCCACTCTTTACTTCAAAACCCACTCTTGCCCCTTTTTTCTTCTTAGAATCATAGAGCATTACATTGGAAATATGGATAGAATTTTCAATTTCGATAATTCCACCTTGAGGGTTTTCTTGAGTTGGTCTAACGTATTTTTTTCTTTTATTTATACCGCTTACAAAGACTCTATCTTTTCTTTTATCAATAGAAAGGACTTTTCCTTTTTTGCCTTTATCCGCACCACCGATGCAGATAACTTCATCGTCTTTTTTAAGTTTAATTTTTTTAAATTTCGTTGGCTCAGAGCCACGATAAGGTAATTTGTTCGCCATTTTATAATACCTCTGGTGCTAAAGAAATAATTTTCATAAACTTTTTATCTCTTAATTCACGAGCAACTGGTCCAAAAATACGAGTCCCTTTTGGATTTCCTTTTTCGTCAATGATTGCTACTGCATTATCATCAAAACGAATATAACTTCCGTCCGGTCTTCTTATTTCTTTTCTTGTTCTTACAACTACTGCTCTTTGAACAGCTTTTGTATGAACTTTTTTCCCGATGGAATCTCTAAGTCCGTATGCAGGCTGTGAGTCTTTTACTGCTACGATAATTTCGTCACCGATAGTGGCATAACGTTTCTTAGATCCACCGAGAACCTTAACACACTGAACTCTTTTAACTCCAGAGTTATCAGCTACCTGTAAAAAAGTTTGCATTTGAATCATTTTATTTCGCTCTCTCTACAATTTTTAAAAGTTTGTGTCTTTTCTGGCTAGACAATGGACGAGTTTCCATTGCTATAATTACATCGCCTTCTTTGCACTCATTTTGTTCATCATGCACTTTCAGACGAGAAGTCTTACGAGTAATCTTTTTGAACATAGGATGATTTTGTCTAAACTCAATTTCCATAACGACTGTTTTCGCCATTTTAGTACTAACTACTTTTCCGGTAACAGTTTTGCGTTTTTTTACTTCTACTTTTTCTTCCATAAGTTTTATCCTTATTTCTTAGCTGCCTTCGTAGCAGCTATTTCTCTTTCTCTCTTTACAGTCAGAAGTCTTGCAACTTTCTTACGCAAATTTCTAATTACCATTGGATTCTCAAGAGACCGAGCAACTACATATTGGAAACGATGAGTTCTAAGTTCCTTTCTAGCTTCTGCAAGCTGGGTAGTTATATCAGTATCTTTAATGTCTTTTAATTTTAACTTCATATCAAAGTCCTCTTCACAAATTCAGTATGAATGGGAAGTTTGTAAGAAGCAAGAGTTAAAGCCTTCTTAGCCGCCGCTTCATCAATACCACTCATTTCAAATAAAACTCTTCCAGGGCGAACTTCAGACACCCAAAATTCTGGATTTCCTTTACCTTTACCCATTCTAGTCTCAGCTGGTTTTTTAGTAACAGGAGTGTGTGGAAAAATCCTAATCCATAATTTTCCGCCTCTTTTTACTCTTCTGTTGATAGAAACACGGGCAGCCTCAATTTGTCTTGCTGTGATTCTTCCGGAGGTAATAGCCATTAGACCAAATTCTCCAAAAGAAACTTTGTTGGCTACTTCATCTTTACCTTTCAGTCTTCCGATGTGCCACTTTCTATATTTTACTCGTTTAGGTGCTAACATATTTGTTACCGGATCCTATTAATTAGTTCTACGTTTAACAGCGTATTTATCTTCAACTTCTTCATTGGAACTAGAGATGTGATCTCCCGCATATGTCCAAACTTTAATACCGATCTGACCGAATGTTGTTAAAGCTTCTTTCATACCAAGATCAATTTTTGCTCTTAGTGTATGAAGTGGAATTCTTCCATCTTTATAACTTTCAGTTCTAGCCATATCCGCCCCATTCAAACGACCAGAAATAGAAATTTTGATTCCTTCTACTCCACCTCTCATCGCTCTTCTTAGTTCAGCTTTCATCACTCTTCTAAATGGCATACGTTGCTCAATTTGAGTTGCGATTGTTTCAGCAATTGCTTGTGCTACAGTTTCTGGCTTTTTTACTTCAATGATATTGATATTGATAGGTTTATCAGACATTGGTTTGAGAAGAGTTTTCACGTTCTCAATATTCTGTCCTTTCTGACCAATTACAACACCTGGTTTAGCAGTATGTAGGTTAACGTTGATTTTTTCTGGAAATCTCTCGATTACTACTTTCACAAGCGAAGAATTTTTAAATTTATTTTGTAAAAATTCTCTAATTTTAATATCTTCGTGTAAATTTTTAGTGTAATCTTCTTTGGCAAACCAAATTGAATCCCACGTTCTTGTAATACCGATTCTTAAACCGACTGGATTAACTTTCTGTCCCATTCAATATCTTCCTATTAATTTGATAATACTACAGTGATATGGCTCAAACGTTTTCTGATTCTAGAAGCACGACCACGTGCCCTTGCTTTAAAACGTTTCATGATCGGTCCATCTTCTACATAAATTTTCTTGATGTAAACTTTGGTTAGATCAATCTTTGCATCGGCAACTACTGCATTAGCCGCTGCGGAGTTTACTACATTTAAAATTTCATCTGCTACTCTTTTTTGAGTAAACTTCAGAATATCCACAGCTTCTGTATAATCGTAGCCTCTCACTTCATTTGCTACTAATCTTGCTTTTCTAGCAGAAACTCTTACATATTTTGCTACAGCTTTAGCTTCCATTAGAGACTCCTATTTTTTAACCTTCTTATCGGCACCTGAGTGACCACGATAAGTTCTAGTTGGAGCAAATTCGCCTAACTTATGCCCAACCATGTTATCATTGATATACACTGGAATAAATTTATTTCCATTGTGGATCATCACTGTATGCCCAATCATATCCGGGAATACAGTACTTCTTCTTGACCAAGTTTTGAAAGGTTTTTTATTTCCTTCCGAATTCATCTTGGTGATCTTACGCATTAAATGGTCATCAATAAAAGGACCTTTTTTAAGACTTCTGGACATAAATTAATTTCCTCTATTCCTATTTCTTTTTCTACCTTGAACGATAAACTTATCGCTAGGTCTTGCTTTTCTTCTGGTCTTGTAACCTTTTGTAGGTTGACCCCAAGGGCTAACAGGATGTCTACCACCGGAAGTTTTACCTTCCCCACCACCGTGCGGGTGATCGACCGGGTTCATTACAACCCCTCTTACTTTTGGTCGTTTACCTAACCATCTGTTTCTTCCCGCTTTACCGATAGAAACTAAGTTATGGTCTTTATTTCCCACAACACCAATTGTTGCATAACATTCTTTACGAACCTTTCTTACTTCCGAAGAAGGAAGTTTTAGAGTAACATAATCACCGTCTTTTGCGGAAACAGTTGCAAAAGCACCGGCTGTTCTAGCCATTTGTGATCCCTTGCCAATATGTAACTCAATATTGTGAACGTCAGTTCCAGGAGGAATTTTACCCAATGGTAGAGAATTTCCTACTTTAATTTCAGCTTTTTCTCCAGAAACAATCACATCACCAACTTTCAATCCTTCCGGAGCTAGTATGTATGCAAACTCACCATCTTTATAAGAAAGAAGTGCAATAAAAGAAGTTCTGTACGGATCGTATTCTAAAGTCTTTACAACTGCAGGAACTCCGTGTTTTACTCTTTTGAAATCAATAATTCTATACTTTCTTTTTACACGTCCGCCTTTGCGTCTAACGGAGATTTTACCGCCATCTCCACGACCGGCATTGTATTTTACCGTTGTGGTTAATGGTTTGTGTGGTCTATCAACTGTTAGCTCCGCAAAATCCAATACGGATTTGTAACGAGTACCAGCAGTAACAGGTTTGAATTTTCTGATACCCATGCTTAAACTCCCTTACCAAATTCTAGAACGGCACCATTGTCAAAAGTAACAATTGCTTTTTTCCAATGCGGTCTTCTAGATGGAAAATTTCTGAATTTCTTCATTTTACCATGATACATGATTACATTTACTGAGCTTGGTGTAACCTGAAAGATTTTTTTAACTGCTTCTTTTATCATTACTTTGTTAGCATCTGGATGAACTTTGAATGTGTATTTTACAGTTCTTTTCCCGATATCTTTTCCAATCTCTTGTGCAGACTGAGATTTTTCCGTAATGATAGGAGCAATGATTATGCTATCTAGATTCATTTACTTGCATCCTTGTATTGATTTACGATTTCTTTCAAGGCACTCTCTGTAATAATCAAATTGTTATTATAAAGAATGTCTCTGCATACGATTCTCTTTGCATTTACATACTTTAGAGTAGGAATGTTTCTAGCAGATGCTTTAAGGAATTTATCTTCGCCAGAAACTACTAGGCTGAAGTTACCATTGGTTACACCCATTGTCTTAAATAAATTAAATACTTCTTTTGTACTAAACTTACTTAATGAAAGATCTTCTAAAATATTGATTTTGCTTTCAGAAGCTTTTTTGTTTAAAATAGAAACTACTGCTACTCTTTTTACATTTCGAGAAAGTGGAATAGAATAATCTCTAGGTTTTGGACCATGAATTACACCACCGCCTACCCAATGAGGAGCACGAGAAGAACCTTGTCTAGCACGACCAGTCCCCTTTTGTGACCAAGGTTTTTTACCACCCCCACTCACTTCGCCTCTGTCTTTTGTAGAATGATTTCCGGAGCGGAGATTTGCATTCTCTGCTTTAATAGCATCGTAAATAGCACCTTTGCTAATCTTATTTGTAAAGATTTCGCCTGGTAATTCTACTTCAGCTAGTGATTGTCCGGTTTTAGAATATTTCTTAGCTTTCATATTAATTCCTTCCCTTCTACAACTTCTCAATCGTAATGATTGATTTTTCAGGACCTGGAACAGAGCCTGATACTAGAAGTATGTTCTTATCCTCATACACTTTCACTACTTTCAAATTTTTGATAGATGTTTTCAAACTACCTGTTCTACCTGGCAGTTTAATCCCTTTAAAAACTCTGGAAGGAGTAGAATTTGCACCCATAGATCCGGGATGACGATGGAATCTAGAACCGTGACCAGCAGGACCACCAGCGTGACCATGTCTTTTCACAACCCCTTGAAATCCTTTTCCTTTACTAATTCCAGTTACCTTTACTACATCATTGTCTTTAAAAATATCTGCGATTTTAATTTCAGAACCAGCAGCCGGAGCATCTCCAGTTAACTCAAATTCTTTTAAATATCTCTTAGGAGATATGTTGTTTTTGGCAAGATGTGAAACTTCTGGTTTTGTGAGCTGTGTTTCTCTCGTGCTACCAAAAGCTAACTGAACAGCAGAGTATCCGTCTGTTTCTACAGTTTTTACCTGAGAAACAAAACAAGGACCTACTTCTATTACAGTTACGGGAATCATATTCCCGTTATCCGCATATATATGCGACATGCCTAATTTTTTACCAATTAAACCCTTAGTCATAATTATTCCTTAAGACTTAATATCTACCGATACACCAGCAGGGAGTTGAAGTTTCATCAATGCTTCAACGGTATCTTCATTTGTGTTTAAGATATCAATAAGTCTTTTATGTGTTCTCATTTCGAATTGCTCACGTGATTTTTTATTCACGTGAGGTGATCTTAGTACCGTAAACTTCTCAATTTTCGTTGGGAGCGGGATTGGACCAGAAACAGTTGCTCCTGTTCTTTTCGCAGTCGCAACAATTTCATAAGTAGATTGATCCACTAACTTGTGATCAAACGCTCTAAGTTTAACTCTAATTCTTTGTCCGGTCATACTTTTACTCAATTATATCAGCCACAACACCTGAGCCGATAGTCTTCCCACCTTCACGAATAGCAAAGTTTAATCCTTTGTCCATCGCAATTGGGTGAATCAATTCGATAGTAACCGATACGTTATCCCCAGGCATAACCATTTCCATTCCAGCAGGTAATGCACATACGCCGGTAATGTCAGTAGTTCTGAAGTAGAATTGTGGACGGTAGTTATTGAAGAATGGCTTATGACGGCCGCCTTCATCTTTAGTTAATACGTATACTTCTGCAGTAAACTTTTTGTGTGGAGTAATAGTTCCTGGTTTAGCAAGGACTTGTCCTCTTTCGATATCTTCCTTTTTGGTTCCACGAAGAAGAGCACCGATGTTGTCCCCTGCTTCTGCTTGATCCAATAATTTACGGAACATTTCAATACCAGTTACAACTGTTTTAGTTGTATCTCTAATTCCAACGATTTCAACTTCTTCGTTGATTTTGAGAACACCAGTTTCTACTCTACCGGTAGCAACAGTTCCACGACCAGTGATAGAGAATACGTCTTCTACTGGCATTAAGAAAGGTTTGTCAGTAATACGTTTTGGATTTGGAACGTAAGTATCAAGAGCTTCCATTAATTTAAGAACAGATTTCATTCCTAATTCAGTGTCTTCGCCTTCGAGAGCTTTTAAAGCAGAACCATGAACGATTGGGATTTCACCTTGTCCTTCTTTAGGAAAGTTGTATTTTTTCAAAAGGTCACGAATTTCTTCTTCAACCATTTCAATCATTTCCGCTCTTTCGTCGTCTTTCAACTGATCAGCTTTGTTTAAATATACGATGATGTAAGGAACACCTACTTGGCGAGCTAAAAGAATATGCTCTTTAGTTTGAGGCATTGCTCCGTCTGTTGCGGATACTACTAATATTGCCGCATCCATTTGAGCAGCTCCGGTGATCATGTTCTTAACATAATCCGCGTGACCTGGACAATCAACGTGCGCATAGTGACGATTAGCTGTTTCATATTCCTGATGAGAAGTAGCGATTGTAATCCCTCTTTCTCTTTCTTCAGGTGCATTGTCAATTTCATCGTACTTAATAGCTTTATTTTTTCCACCAACTGATTTAGCAAGTGTAGCTGTAATTGCTGCAGTTAGAGTTGTTTTACCATGGTCAACGTGACCTATCGTTCCAACGTTTAAGTGTGGTTTGCTTCTATCAAATTTTTCCTTAGCCATCTCTAAATAACTCCTAAAATATTTCTCAAAAAAAAATAAAATTTAAAACTCGAAATGTGACAACGAGGTGAATATAGTTTTTTGAGACAAAAAACCTTTTCCTTTTGTCATATTTCTTAAGGCACTTGTGAAGCCAAGCATGTTTTCAGCAGCCGCTTCGCAAATTAGTAAAGATTTATTGCCATTGACAATATCGGTCTTCACTATCTTAGCATTTCTCTTACCGAGAATTACTAAAACTGAACCATAATATGATTCAGGAACTACAACTTCAAACTGACACAATGGTCCGATTTCAATTGTATTTCCAGGTAAGCAAGACTTAATACCACTAATGATGGCCACCTTTAATAGGTTAGGCGTGATGTCTTCGATAACTTCAGGTCTCTCATAAGAGAGCACTCGGAGGTTTACACCAAGCACTGAATTACCGCGACTTCCATTAGATAATATTTCGTAAAACGCCGATTCTACAGAGGACTTATAATCCTCCTCAAGTTCACATTCCCAAAGGACAGAACTTGAAAAATCAGGACTTTTCTCAAGGGAACTAATTAGAGTTCCACTCTTCAACTTTTGATTAAAAGCAGAGTGTTCGAAAATTACCGTTATAGCCATGTTTTTAAATTTTTCGTATCTGGCAACCTTTAAATTACCGAAAGTAAAAATTTCTGAAACAAATTCTTTGAGTCGACTGATAGCAACATCGAGATGAAGCTCCCCTGCTCCCTTAAGTTCAAACTGTCCAGTTTCTTTTTTTTCCCGAAAATTTAAACCAAAATCTTCCCAAACTAATTTCTCTAGACCTGATCGGAGAATTCCTTTTCCTTCTGAAGTATTTGGCTCTAGAGTGAGCACATACTCGTTATTAGGCACAACGGGGTTAAGATGCATATTTTGCTCTTTTGCATAAAGCGAGCCTGTATCTAAAGAAGAGTGATCCGATATAGTAGCGGCAAATATAGAATAGTCATCCACGATATCCAATTTCAATATTTCATTTGGAGTGAGTTCATACATAGTCTCAATTTTAAATTTCTTATCGAGAGAATAAAACAAATCTCCTGTGCGAACTGGCTCATAGGATTTTATGAAGTAGACCTTGCCTAAATCGGGATGAAGTTGTCTTTTGAATAGTACTCCTTTTACTTTTTCCTCTTCGGAATGGCGACGATGAAAATCCTGCAAGCAAATAAAGTTTAATAACTCTTTGACGCTCGATCCATGAAGCGCACTCCCTGCAAACAAAGGAGTCAGATTACAAGACTGAAAGCCCTGGTTCAATCCGTCTAAAATGATTTTCTTAGATGGCTTTTTGAAATAAGAGTCTATTAATTTATCATTCCACTCAATGAATGGTAGTTCAATTTCTTCTTCGATTTCTTTTTTTTGTAGGATATATTCGATCTGATTTTTGTATTCATCGCGAATCGAAAATACCGGATGCAATTTGCGATTGATATTTGTTTTTAGCTCTTCTAAGAAAACTTTTAAGTCTTCTGCTTTGTCGATCTTATTGATAAATACAATGAGAGGAATTTTCTGCTGTGTAATCTCCTCAAGGAGCATTTCGGTCTGAGAGCGGATACCCGTTGTTATATCCAGAAGTAAAACTGCAATGTCTACGGCTAATAGAGAATTCTGCACCTGTGCGTAAAAATCTAAATGACCGGGAGTATCGATTAAATTAAAAAAGTATTTTTTACCCTTAAATTTATATCTAACCTGAATCGAACTTGCCGCAATTGAAATTCCCCGTTCTATTTCTTCTTTCAGTCTATCACTTTCTGTGGTTCCTTCATTGACGGAACCCGGACTATAAATTTCTCCTGCTTCAAATAAAATTCTTTCCGTAAGCGTAGTTTTCCCCGAATCCACATGGGCAAATATTCCTATATTTCGAATGTTTCGTTTCATAATCAAGCCAGTCCAATGTCAATTTTATGGAAAGGCTTAGTTTGGAAAGAAGAAGGAAAGAAAAGATTACTATGCGAAAGCGTTGGTCGTTCGAACGAAGGGGGACTAGAAGTTTTTTCTTTCTCTCTTTTTAACTGGACGTTGCATTTAAACTGAATAGGTTTGTGACATGGAACAAGTTGATTATATAAAATTTATAACATTTAATCCTAACATTCGATTTGGAAACCCCACCGTCCAAAATTTAAAAAATGAAGTAACCTAAAAGGAATATATTATAGCAGCTAATTTGCAAAAAACTGTCTATATAATACAGGCAAAATTTATTTTCCAATTACATTTTTTTGGTAAGTTCGGAAGCAACACTGCTGACTGCTTCAGCACTTTGTGATAATGCATTGGCGGAAGCAAAATTTTCTTTATTCGCACTTTGGGTTGTTAAAATAGAATTATCAATTTCATTTATAAAAATATTTTGTTTCTTCAGTTCATTCATAACACGTAAGAATTGTTCTTCTAGTTTCAAAATAATTTTAGCAAAGGAATCATTGGTTTTCTTTTGCTCCGAAAGACTACCAGAAACTGAATCTATGTCAGATCGAATCGAATCCATTGTTTGGTACATATGGTCTATAGACTTGAGAATATCACCTAAAATTCCTACTCCATTTTCAATTTCATTTTTATTTTCTAAAATTATTTTTCCAATATCATTTGTACTTTTAGCTGTTTGATCCGCCAATTTTGATACTTCATCTGCAACAACTGCAAATCCTAGACCTGCATCTCCCGCCCGCGCTGCTTCAATAGCTGCATTCAAGGCTAGTAAATTAATTTTACTAGAAATGGAATTAATGATAGAAATAATTTGAACCATCTGCTTAGATCTTTGATTTACTGAATTCATATTGTTCTTCATAGTACCCAAGATTTGCGAAGTGATAGTAGAATCTTTTTGCAAGCTAGAATTTTTAGTAAATATTTTATGTATTTCTTTGGATAAATTATTGAATGTCTCAGACAATTCTTTTATTTGATTTTGAAGATCGGTAACACTCTCACTTTGATTTTCCATTGCATGATTAATAGAACTATTTATCGACGTGGCTTCTTTTGTTTTCTTCATCATATCGTCAAATGCTCGGCTTTGACTTTGTGAACTTTCTGTGAAAGAAAAAGAACTTGTAGTGAGTTCTTTTGTTAGCTGTAAAAGTTTTTTACTTAACCCTTGATTTTGTTGCTCATACAATAATAGTGAGTTTGCAAGATTATTAATATGCTGACCGGTAATTCCCATTTCTGATTTAGTGAGCATAGGAATTTTATTTCCAGATAAATTTCCTACCTGCAATTCTTCTAAATTTGCAATCATATTTTTACTTTCAAGTCTCATACCTCTTGTCGCTTCAAATACCAATAAAAAAATAGTTCCAAAAGATAGAATAGAAATAAAACTAATATGCAAACTAATATTATTGATTTGAATTCGATTTTCGTTACTTAAGAATAGTAGGTATCCCAAAATTACTAAAGGTACTAAAAGAGCAGAACCTACTGTCAAAAGCATTCTTTGAAATAAATTAAATAGATTTATTTTTTGATTCACTAAACTAACGTTCCTAAATTCTTCTCTTTGCAAATAAGGAATAAATTGATTTTCAAAAAAGTAATAACGAATCAGTGCAGTGATGGGAGCAGCAAATAACATGATAAGAAAAAGTGGTATTAAATTCCAAATCGTGAGATTGATAAAAAAAGATAGACTTAACCAGGCAACAAATAAAGTCAAAACCCATCGAATCATTCCAAGCTTTGCTTCAATTTTTGGATAATTTAATATAGCGATCTTTGTTTCTAAAGGATTCTGCTTAGGATTATCAATTTTTTCTAAAAGTTCTGAGAGGAGATAAATTTGTATTGGCTTTAATATAGGAAATTCTACAACAATTGAAATCAATGCACTGTATATTACAAAAATAAGTTCCTCTTCTTTGAATCCTCCCGATACAGCTCCAAAGTAAGCTGTTAGAGGAGCAATAAAAGCAATAATATAGAATTCAAAATGCAATATTACTCTAGTTATAAATTTATTTTTTTCAGACATTGTAAATACTAAACCAGTTAAAATTAAAAATATTACGGTTTTAAAGTAGTATTCGGCACATTTTAAATTAATCCATAACAAATCTATTTTTAAATACAGGAGTTCTATGGTTTCTTTCTAGCGGCTATCGCCTCTTACCTCAACGCGCTTGCGCGTAAGGTGAATTATTAACTGACGTTACGCAAAAAAGGAAAATTATGAAGTTTGAAGATAAATTAAGAATATTAGAAAATGCTAATGAATTAATAAATTCAATAGCCCGCGGCAGCGAGCCCACCGCTAGGTGCAAACCTCCCGTGGACGCAGGACTCACCTTGCGTAAGGTGAATTATTAAGAAATAAGGAAACATTGTATTAAATGTCGCGGTTGCAAATAAAAAATGTATGTAGCAGATTCTTCCAAGTTTTATTTTTAGAATTATGTTAAAATGAATACCATGACAAAATTACTCGTGAATTATTTTTTTTCAGGGACATTATTCATTGCTGGAATCATTCATTTGATACCCGCTCGAGTTTTGTTTGATTCAGAGTGGTATATTCTATTTAGCCGCTAAAAATTCGGATAATTTCTTTAAGTCATTATTCTCAATGCTAAATGTCATTGGTTTTTCTCCAGAATACAATCTAATTTTTATTGGATTTGAAGTAGATATACTTTGTTCAAATGAATCATTTAATTTTATTGAACCTCTTAGGATTTTATAATTGGAACTACTAACCTTTGAGTTGGAACCATATACTTTAGAAATATTTTCAGCGGAAATTTCTTCAATTTTATAATTTAATTTATTATCATCTATAAGAA is a window of Leptospiraceae bacterium DNA encoding:
- the rplD gene encoding 50S ribosomal protein L4, producing MKAKKYSKTGQSLAEVELPGEIFTNKISKGAIYDAIKAENANLRSGNHSTKDRGEVSGGGKKPWSQKGTGRARQGSSRAPHWVGGGVIHGPKPRDYSIPLSRNVKRVAVVSILNKKASESKINILEDLSLSKFSTKEVFNLFKTMGVTNGNFSLVVSGEDKFLKASARNIPTLKYVNAKRIVCRDILYNNNLIITESALKEIVNQYKDASK
- a CDS encoding GTP-binding protein yields the protein MKRNIRNIGIFAHVDSGKTTLTERILFEAGEIYSPGSVNEGTTESDRLKEEIERGISIAASSIQVRYKFKGKKYFFNLIDTPGHLDFYAQVQNSLLAVDIAVLLLDITTGIRSQTEMLLEEITQQKIPLIVFINKIDKAEDLKVFLEELKTNINRKLHPVFSIRDEYKNQIEYILQKKEIEEEIELPFIEWNDKLIDSYFKKPSKKIILDGLNQGFQSCNLTPLFAGSALHGSSVKELLNFICLQDFHRRHSEEEKVKGVLFKRQLHPDLGKVYFIKSYEPVRTGDLFYSLDKKFKIETMYELTPNEILKLDIVDDYSIFAATISDHSSLDTGSLYAKEQNMHLNPVVPNNEYVLTLEPNTSEGKGILRSGLEKLVWEDFGLNFREKKETGQFELKGAGELHLDVAISRLKEFVSEIFTFGNLKVARYEKFKNMAITVIFEHSAFNQKLKSGTLISSLEKSPDFSSSVLWECELEEDYKSSVESAFYEILSNGSRGNSVLGVNLRVLSYERPEVIEDITPNLLKVAIISGIKSCLPGNTIEIGPLCQFEVVVPESYYGSVLVILGKRNAKIVKTDIVNGNKSLLICEAAAENMLGFTSALRNMTKGKGFLSQKTIFTSLSHFEF
- the tuf gene encoding elongation factor Tu, translated to MAKEKFDRSKPHLNVGTIGHVDHGKTTLTAAITATLAKSVGGKNKAIKYDEIDNAPEERERGITIATSHQEYETANRHYAHVDCPGHADYVKNMITGAAQMDAAILVVSATDGAMPQTKEHILLARQVGVPYIIVYLNKADQLKDDERAEMIEMVEEEIRDLLKKYNFPKEGQGEIPIVHGSALKALEGEDTELGMKSVLKLMEALDTYVPNPKRITDKPFLMPVEDVFSITGRGTVATGRVETGVLKINEEVEIVGIRDTTKTVVTGIEMFRKLLDQAEAGDNIGALLRGTKKEDIERGQVLAKPGTITPHKKFTAEVYVLTKDEGGRHKPFFNNYRPQFYFRTTDITGVCALPAGMEMVMPGDNVSVTIELIHPIAMDKGLNFAIREGGKTIGSGVVADIIE
- the rpsJ gene encoding 30S ribosomal protein S10, with translation MTGQRIRVKLRAFDHKLVDQSTYEIVATAKRTGATVSGPIPLPTKIEKFTVLRSPHVNKKSREQFEMRTHKRLIDILNTNEDTVEALMKLQLPAGVSVDIKS
- the rplW gene encoding 50S ribosomal protein L23; the encoded protein is MNLDSIIIAPIITEKSQSAQEIGKDIGKRTVKYTFKVHPDANKVMIKEAVKKIFQVTPSSVNVIMYHGKMKKFRNFPSRRPHWKKAIVTFDNGAVLEFGKGV
- the rplB gene encoding 50S ribosomal protein L2 produces the protein MGIRKFKPVTAGTRYKSVLDFAELTVDRPHKPLTTTVKYNAGRGDGGKISVRRKGGRVKRKYRIIDFKRVKHGVPAVVKTLEYDPYRTSFIALLSYKDGEFAYILAPEGLKVGDVIVSGEKAEIKVGNSLPLGKIPPGTDVHNIELHIGKGSQMARTAGAFATVSAKDGDYVTLKLPSSEVRKVRKECYATIGVVGNKDHNLVSIGKAGRNRWLGKRPKVRGVVMNPVDHPHGGGEGKTSGGRHPVSPWGQPTKGYKTRRKARPSDKFIVQGRKRNRNRGN
- the rplC gene encoding 50S ribosomal protein L3, which gives rise to MTKGLIGKKLGMSHIYADNGNMIPVTVIEVGPCFVSQVKTVETDGYSAVQLAFGSTRETQLTKPEVSHLAKNNISPKRYLKEFELTGDAPAAGSEIKIADIFKDNDVVKVTGISKGKGFQGVVKRHGHAGGPAGHGSRFHRHPGSMGANSTPSRVFKGIKLPGRTGSLKTSIKNLKVVKVYEDKNILLVSGSVPGPEKSIITIEKL